Proteins encoded by one window of Cloeon dipterum chromosome 2, ieCloDipt1.1, whole genome shotgun sequence:
- the LOC135937546 gene encoding carbonic anhydrase 2-like encodes TVDPFRLDRHYDLVQAHFHWGPTNAQGSEHAQFGNYGPLEMHFVHKNSIYADLEAAILQTDGLAVFGVIFALQNSDNPKLDKIVNQLTSIPNPSSSAATLDSDAMVWLDDVLSTFRYYNYPGSLTTHDCNEVVNWIVMHKTIGISAAQVQKFRTLLNTDNVPIPEARRDVQNLNDRVIMCARGSLKAP; translated from the exons ACGGTGGACCCCTTCCGCCTGGATCGCCATTATGATCTAGTGCAAGCACACTTCCACTGGGGACCAACAAACGCGCAAGGATCTGAGCATGCTCAATTTGGAAACTA TGGGCCCTTAGAAATGCACTTTGTTCACAAGAATAGCATCTACGCCGACCTAGAAGCAGCAATTTTACAAACCGATGGTCTTGCTGTGTTTGGAGTTATTTTTGCG CTGCAAAATTCTGACAATCCAAAACTTGACAAAATCGTTAACCAATTGACCAGCATACCTAATCCAAGTTCGAGCGCAGCTACGCTTGACTCCGACGCAATGGTCTGGCTCGACGATGTTTTGTCCACATTCAGATACTACAACTATCCAGGCTCTTTGACCACACATGACTGCAATGAAGTCGTTAACTGGATAGTCATGCATAAGACCATCGGTATATCCGCAGCTCAG GTGCAGAAATTTAGAACATTGCTGAATACAGATAACGTTCCCATCCCTGAAGCAAGGCGCgatgtgcaaaatttaaacgacaGGGTGATTATGTGCGCCCGCGGTAGCCTTAAGGCTCCATGA
- the LOC135935816 gene encoding carbonic anhydrase 1-like gives MKLHISGVFLILVFTLAKHILAAKRLKRQDEQPTPPSDPIPQPPDVPQPDPNNPSGTLAPDPNKPFAPPYNPGPPITPVDYTYSLNGGNGPSSWQSSNPQCAGKMQSPIELSDVPLVGVSYPPLRWEGHWDVRDEGFILANIYQGVQVQFVGDGPPRLRGGPLPTDFMLSHVNFYWGNETGSIHSIEKHFFGMEAHMVHYKRRYGSYVNATKEQDGIAIVAIFFTASQKNNMGMATLVAGLSGIRNPGSSIPLYGDAMMWLKNFNYIDHYYSYAGSLPHPPCNEMVTYIVMENPNTIGIKQIRDFQKVRTSEGPLIQNRRPIQLRNGRQIFYCNYSRADEISTLHIIVFTSIQIFIFVFK, from the exons ATGAAGCTGCATATTAGCGgcgtttttctcattttggtTTTCACACTCGCCAAACACA TTTTGGCAGCCAAGAGACTAAAGAGGCAAGATGAGCAACCAACCCCTCCGAGTGACCCAATCCCGCAGCCCCCTGATGTTCCGCAGCCCGACCCCAACAATCCTTCGGGCACTCTAGCCCCGGATCCCAACAAGCCGTTCGCACCGCCTTACAACCCGGGGCCACCCATCACACCCGTAGATTACACCTACTCTTTAAATGGAGGAAATG GCCCAAGTTCCTGGCAATCGTCAAACCCGCAGTGTGCAGGAAAGATGCAATCACCAATTGAACTTTCGGACGTGCCTTTAGTTGGAGTCTCGTACCCGCCCCTGAGGTGGGAAGGACACTGGGATGTCAGGGACGAAGGATTCATCTTGGCCAACATATATCAAGGAg TGCAAGTGCAGTTCGTGGGCGACGGGCCGCCAAGATTGCGCGGAGGGCCTCTTCCAACCGATTTCATGCTCTCACATGTGAATTTTTACTGGGGCAACGAAACAGGCAGCATCCACTCCATCGAGAAACACTT TTTTGGTATGGAGGCTCACATGGTGCACTACAAACGACGCTATGGGAGCTATGTGAACGCAACCAAAGAGCAGGATGGAATCGCTATTGTTGCTATATTTTTCACG GCGTCCCAGAAAAATAACATGGGCATGGCCACGCTCGTCGCGGGTTTGTCTGGTATTCGCAATCCGGGTTCAAGCATTCCACTCTACGGTGACGCGATGATGTGGCTCAAGAACTTCAATTACATCGATCATTATTACTCATACGCTGGCTCTCTGCCTCACCCACCGTGCAACGAAATGGTCACTTATATCGTTATGGAAAATCCGAACACAATTGGAATTAAAcag ATAAGAGACTTTCAAAAGGTTCGTACGAGTGAGGGCCCACTGATCCAAAACCGGCGGCCCATACAGCTCCGAAACGGTAGACAAATTTTCTATTGCAACTATTCCAGGGCAGACGAAATTTCAACTCTGCACATCATCGTTTTCACAAGCATCCAgatattcatttttgtattCAAATAA
- the LOC135936073 gene encoding carbonic anhydrase 2-like, which yields MMYKWATFITLCVVQINGYVIVDPELGVDPETLLPNVDTSGINGLSATGLYCNTGTRQSPIDIPYCVQKSLSALRIEGHSDIRPEGFTMLNTGSTAQISYNGLPVPTLSGGPLPKDSTYEFVQAHFHWGNDNVEGTEHAIHDTYGALEIHFVHRKSTYSDLATAIQHSDGLAVFGIIFSEQATNNTRLDKIIPNLANIITEGTTTTLDEDAMVWLDEVISAFQYYNYPGSLTTGDCNEVVNWIVMKRKIGISAAQVAKFRNLIGKDGYPIEEYRRHIQNLNNRVIKCARKDTSRFH from the exons ATGATGTACAAATGGGCAACGTTCATCACCCTCTGCGTTGTGCAG ATCAATGGCTATGTTATCGTTGACCCAGAGCTGGGAGTAGATCCTGAAACACTTTTGCCCAATGTGGACACAAGTGGCATAAATGGATTGTCAGCAACtg GACTATACTGCAACACCGGAACACGTCAATCTCCTATTGATATCCCCTATTGTGTCCAGAAAAGCTTGTCTGCTCTTAGAATTGAAGGACACAGTGATATTAGGCCTGAGGGTTTTACTATGTTGAACACTGGAAGCACAG cTCAAATTAGCTATAACGGGCTTCCAGTGCCAACATTGTCAGGTGGTCCACTGCCTAAAGATTCCACCTACGAATTTGTACAGGCGCATTTTCACTGGGGGAATGACAACGTAGAAGGAACAGAGCACGCTATTCACGATACCta TGGTGCATTAGAAATCCACTTTGTTCACCGCAAGAGCACATACAGTGACTTAGCGACAGCTATCCAACATTCAGACGGCCTGGCTGTGTTtggaattatattttct gaGCAAGCAACTAACAACACGAGGCTTGATAAGATTATTCCAAATCTAGCTAACATCATAACGGAGGGCACAACAACCACGCTTGATGAAGACGCTATGGTCTGGCTTGATGAAGTAATCTCGGCTTTCCAGTACTACAACTATCCTGGCTCGTTGACCACAGGAGATTGCAATGAAGTCGTCAACTGGATCGTCATGAAGAGGAAAATTGGAATCTCAGCGGCGCAG gtcgCCAAGTTTAGGAATTTGATCGGAAAGGATGGCTATCCCATCGAGGAATATAGGCGCCACATCCAAAATCTGAACAACAGAGTCATTAAATGTGCAAGAAAAGATACCTCTAGGttccattga
- the LOC135937138 gene encoding carbonic anhydrase 2-like, translating to MAGDKRPQTGRGGTQTKSNSPSGSMAGNPRLVYFLLCYLLLGMLPQSSGTEYSDKVIMNATGYSYDMKAPVGPPMWRDDCLGERQSPINLDDVDSISTVFPPLEWYGHWDNREEGFMMRNTWHSAEVEYMGELPFIKGGPLTAEYILAQVHFHWGTSGNKGSEHSLDTHFFGMEAHLVHYKAEYGSVSAAAGHLDGLVVVGIFFRSSRGNNPELNGIVSKLEEIIEGNNSTRINGDAMEWLEGYSDMQNYYTYLGSLTTPPCSEIVTWIVMKEPAIVGERQIEEFKRLKGHNGTISTNVRPVQELKGRQVFHSWPDSSASAKFQPSSGLILCYLIFTMLLSYK from the exons ATGGCAGGAGATAAAAGACCGCAAACTGGCCGCGGGGGAACGCAAACCAAGTCAAACTCCCCGAGTGGCAGCATGGCAGGAAACCCGCGCCTCgtctattttttgctttgttacCTGCTACTGGGcatgt TGCCTCAATCCAGCGGGACCGAGTACAGCGATAAAGTGATCATGAATGCCACAGGCTACAGTTATGACATGAAGGCACCCGTTG GACCACCAATGTGGCGAGATGATTGCCTTGGGGAGCGACAATCACCTATCAATTTAGACGACGTGGACAGCATTTCAACCGTGTTTCCACCTTTGGAGTGGTACGGACATTGGGACAACCGAGAAGAAGGTTTTATGATGAGAAACACCTGGCACTCTG CCGAGGTTGAGTACATGGGAGAATTGCCTTTTATCAAGGGAGGACCTTTGACCGCTGAATACATCTTGGCTCAAGTTCATTTCCACTGGGGAACTTCAGGCAACAAAGGTAGCGAACATTCCCTGGACACCCACTT TTTCGGCATGGAGGCACATTTGGTGCATTACAAGGCAGAGTACGGTTCCGTCAGTGCCGCCGCTGGACACCTGGACGGCCTGGTCGTGGTCGGCATTTTTTTCCGA AGCTCGAGGGGCAACAATCCCGAGTTGAATGGAATCGTCAGTAAATTGGAGGAAATAATTGAGGGAAACAACTCGACGCGAATCAACGGAGACGCCATGGAGTGGCTTGAGGGCTATTCAGACATGCAGAACTACTACACGTATTTGGGCTCGCTCACCACGCCGCCGTGCAGCGAGATCGTTACCTGGATCGTGATGAAAGAGCCCGCCATCGTTGGGGAGCGTCAG ATAGAAGAATTCAAGAGGCTGAAAGGCCACAACGGGACAATATCGACCAATGTGCGACCTGTTCAGGAACTTAAAGGCCGACAAGTGTTTCACTCGTGGCCGGATTCCAGCGCCTCAGCAAAATTCCAGCCCTCCAGTGGCTTAATCTTGTGTTATCTCATATTTACAATGCTTTTAAGCTACAAATGA
- the LOC135936003 gene encoding carbonic anhydrase 1-like, with translation MHSALLLIFTTLWFKARGHVMIDPELGVDPDSRQPYVSQTSNISSFASGLYCSNGTRQSPININFCVRSTMTALRTEGHSINRSEGFTMINTGTTAQINFGGSAPLLYGGPLPTGSSYDLVQAHFHWGPTDTQGSEHAQFGNYGPLEIHFVHKKSTYADLTAAIAQTDGLAVFGVIFALQNSDNPKLDKIINQLTSIPNPSSSAATLDSDAMVWLDDVLSTFRYYNYPGSLTTHDCNEVVNWIVMHKTIGISAAQVDKFRTLVNADGDTIPEARRAVQNLNDRVITCARGCLATPAPESIP, from the exons ATGCATTCTgctttgttgttaatttttacgacCTTATGGTTCAAG GCCCGTGGGCATGTCATGATTGATCCTGAGCTTGGAGTTGATCCAGATTCACGTCAACCCTACGTAAGCCAGACAAGCAATATATCCAGTTTTGCAAGTG GACTGTACTGCAGCAATGGAACTCGGCAGTCTCCcatcaatatcaatttttgcgTTCGTTCCACAATGACTGCGCTAAGAACCGAGGGACACAGCATTAATAGATCTGAAGGATTTACCATGATTAACACCGGTACTACGG ctcaaattaatttcggtgGCTCAGCCCCTTTATTGTACGGTGGACCCCTTCCGACTGGATCGTCATATGATCTAGTGCAAGCACACTTCCACTGGGGACCAACAGACACGCAAGGATCTGAGCATGCTCAATTTGGAAACta TGGACCCTTAGAAATTCACTTTGTTCACAAGAAGAGTACCTACGCCGACCTCACTGCAGCAATTGCACAAACCGATGGTCTTGCTGTGTTTGGAGTTATTTTTGCG cTGCAAAATTCTGACAATCCAAAACTTGACAAAATCATTAACCAATTGACCAGCATACCTAATCCAAGTTCGAGCGCAGCTACGCTTGACTCCGACGCAATGGTCTGGCTCGACGATGTTTTGTCCACATTCAGATACTACAACTATCCAGGCTCTTTGACCACACATGACTGCAATGAAGTCGTTAACTGGATAGTCATGCATAAGACCATCGGTATATCCGCAGCTCAG GTGGATAAATTTAGAACATTGGTGAATGCAGATGGCGATACTATCCCTGAAGCAAGGCGCGctgtgcaaaatttaaacgacaGGGTGATTACGTGCGCCCGCGGTTGCCTTGCTACTCCAGCTCCAGAGTCGATTCCATGA
- the LOC135937547 gene encoding carbonic anhydrase 2-like, with amino-acid sequence MGPGFAATGLFCNNGSHQSPIDIDSCIRSNIPPLRTTGHSRIRPEGFTIMNTGSTAQINYRGNEPTMSGGPLPRGSTYVLVQAHFHWGESDAKGSEHAVHGKYGAMEAHFVHRKRSYPDLETLIYSILQLNYQEQERNNTKLDPIVTKLAEIRAAKTLARIDADALFWLNDALSPFRYYNYPGSLTTGDCNEVVNWIVMKKRVGISATQIAEFRKLIGKDGMAITEYRREVQDLNNRKIKCPRVFPMV; translated from the exons ATGGGCCCTGGGTTCGCAGCAACAG GTCTGTTTTGCAACAACGGCTCTCACCAATCTCCGATTGACATTGATTCCTGCATAAGATCAAATATTCCTCCCTTGAGAACTACAGGACATAGCAGAATCAGACCTGAAGGTTTTACAATTATGAACACTGGAAGCACTG CGCAAATCAACTATCGTGGCAATGAACCAACAATGTCCGGAGGTCCATTGCCCAGGGGATCCACTTACGTCCTTGTGCAGGCACATTTCCACTGGGGAGAGTCGGATGCAAAGGGTTCAGAACATGCCGTACACGGGAAATA CGGAGCAATGGAGGCGCACTTTGTTCATCGCAAACGTTCATATCCAGACCTAGAAACT ttgATTTACTCAATCTTACAATTAAACTATCAGGAGCAAGAAAGGAATAACACGAAACTTGACCCAATTGTTACAAAATTGGCTGAAATCAGAGCTGCTAAAACTTTAGCCAGAATCGATGCAGACGCCTTGTTCTGGCTGAACGATGCTCTCTCGCCCTTCCGCTACTACAACTACCCTGGATCGCTAACTACCGGTGACTGTAATGAGGTTGTCAACTGGATCGTCATGAAGAAGAGAGTTGGAATTTCTGCAACCCAG ATTGCAGAATTCAGAAAGTTGATTGGCAAAGATGGTATGGCTATTACTGAATACAGACGCGAGGTGCAAGATTTAAACAACAGAAAAATCAAGTGCCCCAGAGTTTTTCCTATggtgtga